A region from the Deinococcus terrestris genome encodes:
- a CDS encoding ABC transporter ATP-binding protein: MRKPPATGPIPTSELLAVLRRAVPSLVRSAPGIVSLMALMVVLQGLLPAATVFLSKWTVDGITAVAGGGEANLTLLAVAWAGTALVGQLTAVGRAVLQGYATDHFTVQTVTQLMRKMQALPGLDVVEDPRFHDDVETLQTGARFRPLNLTATLLGLLQAVVGVVGVAGALLTVGWWVPLIVVIGMIPLARTQIRLREMGWSLAIQRTQEARELAYDQRVALRHEYAKEVRLYDLMPYLTGRYVDGALAYQRVMRGMRNKQVLGLLPAQVLALAVTAGLFAYAVAQAGAGRLTAGTVVLVIGALSGVRDSLGSVTEYLGMGTEHLRWFQKYYAFLDAKPSVASPPQPRPLPTRLDLRLEDVSFGYRDLPPVLEHVSLHVPEGQVVAIVGENGAGKTTLVKLLLRFYDPTSGRVLLGAPGEEVDLRDVDLTAWRSQVAAVFQDFARFEWTVRDNVLLGRPEDGEKLSQTADASGLSGILPRLPDGLNTRIGQAFGGVDLSGGQWQKLATARALYRDARVLILDEPTAALDPRSESEVFAAFAALARGRTTLLITHRLGSVLMADRILVMKAGRLIEDGTHAELLAQGGEYAELWRLQAGQYTGEEAGRPQPDAVGAD, from the coding sequence CGTCTCGCTGATGGCGCTGATGGTGGTGCTGCAAGGCCTGCTGCCCGCCGCGACCGTCTTCCTCAGCAAGTGGACGGTGGACGGCATCACGGCGGTCGCGGGTGGCGGGGAGGCCAACCTGACCCTGCTCGCCGTGGCGTGGGCGGGCACGGCGCTGGTCGGGCAGCTTACGGCGGTAGGGCGGGCGGTGCTTCAGGGGTACGCGACCGACCACTTCACGGTGCAGACGGTCACGCAACTCATGCGCAAGATGCAGGCGCTGCCGGGGCTGGACGTGGTGGAAGACCCCCGCTTTCACGACGACGTGGAGACGCTCCAGACGGGCGCCCGCTTCCGGCCGCTCAACCTCACGGCGACGCTCCTGGGGCTGCTGCAAGCGGTGGTGGGCGTGGTCGGCGTGGCGGGGGCGCTCCTGACGGTGGGGTGGTGGGTGCCGCTCATCGTCGTGATCGGGATGATTCCGCTGGCCCGCACCCAGATCCGGCTGCGCGAGATGGGCTGGAGCCTCGCCATCCAGCGCACCCAGGAGGCCCGCGAACTCGCCTACGACCAGCGGGTCGCCCTGCGGCACGAGTACGCCAAGGAGGTTCGCCTCTACGACCTGATGCCCTACCTGACCGGGCGTTACGTGGACGGGGCGCTGGCCTACCAGCGGGTCATGCGCGGCATGCGCAACAAGCAGGTGCTGGGGCTGCTCCCCGCGCAGGTGCTCGCGCTGGCGGTCACGGCGGGCCTCTTCGCCTACGCGGTGGCGCAGGCGGGGGCCGGGCGGCTCACGGCGGGCACGGTCGTGCTGGTGATCGGGGCACTCTCGGGGGTGCGCGACAGCCTGGGCAGCGTGACCGAGTACCTCGGGATGGGGACCGAGCATCTCCGGTGGTTCCAGAAGTACTACGCCTTCCTGGACGCGAAACCCAGCGTGGCCTCGCCGCCGCAGCCCCGGCCCCTCCCCACCCGGCTGGACCTGCGGCTGGAGGACGTGAGCTTCGGTTACCGCGACCTCCCGCCTGTACTGGAGCACGTCTCGCTGCATGTCCCCGAAGGGCAGGTCGTCGCCATCGTGGGCGAGAACGGGGCGGGCAAGACCACGCTGGTCAAGCTGCTGCTGCGCTTCTACGACCCGACCTCGGGCCGGGTGCTGCTGGGCGCCCCCGGCGAGGAGGTGGACCTGCGCGACGTGGACCTCACCGCGTGGCGCTCGCAGGTGGCGGCGGTCTTTCAAGACTTCGCCCGCTTCGAGTGGACGGTGCGCGACAACGTACTGCTGGGGCGGCCCGAGGACGGGGAGAAGCTCTCGCAAACCGCCGATGCGAGCGGGCTGAGCGGCATCCTGCCCCGGCTCCCGGACGGGTTGAATACCCGCATCGGGCAGGCGTTCGGCGGGGTGGACCTCTCAGGCGGGCAGTGGCAGAAGCTGGCGACGGCGCGGGCGCTGTACCGGGATGCCCGCGTCCTAATTCTGGACGAGCCGACGGCAGCGCTGGACCCCCGCAGCGAGAGCGAGGTCTTTGCCGCCTTCGCGGCGCTGGCGCGAGGCCGCACCACCCTGCTCATCACCCACCGCCTCGGCAGCGTGCTGATGGCCGACCGGATTCTGGTCATGAAGGCTGGGCGGCTGATTGAGGACGGCACCCACGCCGAGCTGCTCGCGCAGGGCGGCGAATATGCCGAGCTGTGGCGCCTCCAGGCCGGGCAGTACACCGGGGAGGAGGCGGGGCGCCCGCAGCCGGACGCGGTGGGGGCAGACTGA